DNA sequence from the Pseudodesulfovibrio sp. S3 genome:
ATTCCGAGCATCTGGTGCTCAGCGTGAAAAAGGACGGCACCCTGTTCCTTGACGAATACCAGGTGGGCCTGGACGAACTGGAAGAGCACCTCAAGCGGTTGGTATCCAAACAGAAAAAGCAGCTTTTCCTGCGCGCTGACAAGGAGGTGCCTTACGGCACGGTGGTTCAGGTCATGGGCGAGATCAAGGCCGCCGGCATCGACAGGCTGGGCATTGTTGCGGAACAGCCAAAGCTTGAAAAAAACAAGTAATTTTTTAGATACAGTGTAGCCTATGCGCCAGGAACTCGGTTTCGTCTTATCACTTTGCTTTCACGTCGCTTTGGGCGTGTTTGCGCTCTATGGCGTAAGTGGAGTGGATGTACGGGTGAACATGGATCGGCCTGTATACATGGTTGATCTTGTGTCTTTGGCTCCGCCTCCGCCCGGACCGCCGGTTCAGGTCAAGGCGCAGGCCAAGGCTCCGTCTGAAACTGCCGAAGTACCGGTGGTCGAGGCCAAACCTGAACCAGCAGTTGAAGTTGCCCCCACGCCGGTGGTTGAGGCCAAACCTGAACCTCAGGTCAAGGAAATCAGCCCTAAGAAGGTTGAAAAGAAGAGTGTGGTAAAGAAGGCGGAAGAAAAAAAACCCGAACCCAAGCCTGAGCCCAAGCCTGAACCGAAACCCAAACCCAAACCGGAGAAGACCGCCGAACAGCTTCTGGCTGAAGGCATGGCCGCAGCCAAGGCGCAGGCCAAGAAACAGGACCAGACAAAGAATAATGCTCTGGCTTCCGAACTGGCCGCAATCAAAAAGAGGGAAGGCGATCAGGTTTATGCTCATGGCGGTCAGTCTGGTGGCGAAGAGGGTGGTAAAGAAGGCGGCACAGTTGGAGGTTCCGGATCGGGGCTTTCGGAAGTGTATGCTCTTATAGTCGGCGCTGCCATTAAGAAGAACTGGCGTTATCCGGCTTTTGCCGGGGAGGCTAATTTGGTGGTTTCCATTGAAATCAAGCTGGAAGCCGATGGGAAAATTATGTCCTCGAAGGTCATTGGGTCGTCAAATAATCCTGAATTTGACAATTCAGCCCTTCGGGCAATCAAAGAAACTGAATATGTCGAAAAACCGAGATCACCGCGTGATCGCGTAATTCGTCTCAATTTCAACAGCCAGGAACTCTCTGAGTAAATTGTATGAAACGAATATTGACCCTTTTTACCTGTTGTGTCTGTGTTTGTCTCATGACTTCATTGTCTATCGCACAGGGCCCATTGACCGTGGATATTCATGGTCCGGGACAGCGCATGGTGAACATCGTCTTGTTACCCCCCAAGGGGCTCAAGGGAGCACCCTTGCCCGAGGCCGCAGCCAAGGCCTTCGAGGAATTGGTGGTCAACGACTTGAGTTACATTCCGTTCTTGAAGATCGTTCCTGTGACCAAACTTCTGGGCGGAGATCCCAGTAAAGGCGTCATGGGGGCGGATATCGATTTCAAGCCTTTCCAGCTTGCTCGGGTGGATCTGTGCATGACCACCGGGTGGAATGGACAGTATATTGAGGGCCGCGTGTTCGAAACCTATAGCGGAAGAAGAGTGGTGGGCAAATCCTATCGTGACGTTCACGCCAATCTTCCGCAGGTGGCCGATCGTTTCTGTTCTTCGTTTCTCGAAGCGCTGACTGGCAAGAAAGGGTTCTTTGATTCCCCTATCGTCTTTGTAAAACAGGATGGTAAGAGCAAGGAAATATTCACAGTGTTGCCTCAGGGCAGAGGCCTGACCCGTATCACGCAGCTCGGGGGCTTCAACTTGAGTCCGGCCTGGTCGGGCGATGGCAAGCAGATTGCTTTCACCCATATTGCAAAAAATCGGCACGAGCTCGGTATATATGACAGTGAAACAAAAAAAATAAATAGATATTACAAAGGTCTGGGGAATACCATCATCAGTCCGGTTTATGGCCCTGATGACACTCTTTATGCCGCGCTCAATATTAACGGGGCTACTAATATCTATGAATTGAGCAAGTCATACAAGGCTGGAAAGACGTTGATCAGTGGTCCATATATTGATGTCTCACCAAGTTTTGACAGGACCGGCAGCAAGATGGTTTTCACTTCGGGCCGTGCGGGGAATCCCCATATTTACCTGAAGGATATGAAAACCGGAGAGATACGACGTGTGACCACCACCGGTAAGTATAACACTCACCCGTGCATCAGTCCTGATGGCCGATTTGTGGCTTACACGCATCAAACGTCTGATGGACACCGGATTTACTTGCATGATCTGGGGACTGGTAGGGAAAAACAACTGACGTTCGGTCCGGGGAATGATGAATATCCCGCTTTTGGACCTGACGGTTACTTTGTGGCTTTTGCATCCAGTCGGTCCGGTGAATATAAGTTGTATCTAACGACAAGGCATGGTGATACACCGCGTATAATCTCCACAGGGAAAGGAGGTGCGTTTGCCCCGGCATGGGACACATCTTTGCAATGGTAAAATGTCATACAAATGGACTTGATTTTTTATTGGGAAAAGGTGCATCCTATAATGTAGGATAACCTGGTGATTCTGTAAGTAGTTGGAAATAATGGCCGGGCAACGGCTTTACCAAGGAGTGAGCATGAGAATCAAATGGTATGTCTGTATTGTGGCCCTGTTGGCCTTGTCTCTTCT
Encoded proteins:
- a CDS encoding TonB family protein; the encoded protein is MRQELGFVLSLCFHVALGVFALYGVSGVDVRVNMDRPVYMVDLVSLAPPPPGPPVQVKAQAKAPSETAEVPVVEAKPEPAVEVAPTPVVEAKPEPQVKEISPKKVEKKSVVKKAEEKKPEPKPEPKPEPKPKPKPEKTAEQLLAEGMAAAKAQAKKQDQTKNNALASELAAIKKREGDQVYAHGGQSGGEEGGKEGGTVGGSGSGLSEVYALIVGAAIKKNWRYPAFAGEANLVVSIEIKLEADGKIMSSKVIGSSNNPEFDNSALRAIKETEYVEKPRSPRDRVIRLNFNSQELSE
- a CDS encoding biopolymer transporter ExbD, translated to SEHLVLSVKKDGTLFLDEYQVGLDELEEHLKRLVSKQKKQLFLRADKEVPYGTVVQVMGEIKAAGIDRLGIVAEQPKLEKNK
- a CDS encoding protein tolB; this encodes MTSLSIAQGPLTVDIHGPGQRMVNIVLLPPKGLKGAPLPEAAAKAFEELVVNDLSYIPFLKIVPVTKLLGGDPSKGVMGADIDFKPFQLARVDLCMTTGWNGQYIEGRVFETYSGRRVVGKSYRDVHANLPQVADRFCSSFLEALTGKKGFFDSPIVFVKQDGKSKEIFTVLPQGRGLTRITQLGGFNLSPAWSGDGKQIAFTHIAKNRHELGIYDSETKKINRYYKGLGNTIISPVYGPDDTLYAALNINGATNIYELSKSYKAGKTLISGPYIDVSPSFDRTGSKMVFTSGRAGNPHIYLKDMKTGEIRRVTTTGKYNTHPCISPDGRFVAYTHQTSDGHRIYLHDLGTGREKQLTFGPGNDEYPAFGPDGYFVAFASSRSGEYKLYLTTRHGDTPRIISTGKGGAFAPAWDTSLQW